A window of Bacteroidota bacterium contains these coding sequences:
- the rlmB gene encoding 23S rRNA (guanosine(2251)-2'-O)-methyltransferase RlmB, translated as MVIGKQAVLDAFQAGTQLDRIYITKDVRGMVAEEILSLALQHNVPVNKVPVEKLNGFNVTDHEGCLAIIAKVQYHDLQDVISHVVENGKVPLLLILDGITDIRNIGGIARTAYCCGVDAIIIPDKGVGALNEDAISTSAGALEKMAICRVNSLMKTVDDLHMNGIKVYASEMTASKTIAETDLKEPCAIIMGSEDKGIYPALMKICDESIKIPMAGDFESLNVSVATGIILYEAMKQRMKL; from the coding sequence ATGGTTATTGGAAAGCAGGCTGTACTGGATGCTTTTCAAGCAGGAACACAGTTAGACAGGATTTATATTACCAAGGATGTAAGAGGAATGGTGGCTGAAGAAATTCTTTCGCTTGCATTGCAGCATAATGTTCCTGTAAATAAAGTGCCAGTTGAAAAGCTGAATGGTTTTAACGTAACTGATCATGAGGGCTGCCTGGCTATAATTGCAAAAGTGCAGTATCACGATCTGCAGGATGTTATCTCGCATGTGGTAGAAAATGGAAAAGTTCCTTTGCTTTTGATACTTGATGGCATAACTGATATAAGAAATATCGGCGGCATAGCCCGTACGGCTTATTGCTGCGGAGTAGATGCAATCATCATTCCTGATAAAGGAGTAGGGGCATTGAATGAGGATGCAATATCTACTTCTGCCGGGGCTCTCGAGAAAATGGCGATCTGTCGGGTAAATAGTTTAATGAAGACTGTAGATGACTTGCACATGAACGGCATAAAAGTGTATGCAAGTGAAATGACAGCATCAAAGACAATTGCTGAAACCGATCTTAAAGAACCTTGTGCAATAATTATGGGTAGTGAGGATAAAGGAATTTATCCGGCACTGATGAAGATATGTGATGAGAGCATAAAGATCCCGATGGCGGGTGATTTTGAGTCATTGAATGTTTCGGTTGCTACAGGGATCATATTGTATGAAGCGATGAAGCAAAGGATGAAACTATGA
- the rpsO gene encoding 30S ribosomal protein S15: protein MSLTKEKKQQIFNEFGGKAANTGSIEGQIALLTERISQISNHLQANKKDFSTHRGLMQLVGKRKRLLNYLQKHNLTGYRQLIEKLGLRK from the coding sequence ATGTCTCTTACAAAAGAAAAAAAACAACAGATTTTCAACGAGTTCGGTGGTAAAGCCGCTAACACAGGCTCCATCGAAGGACAGATTGCCCTCCTGACTGAGCGCATCAGCCAGATCAGTAATCACCTCCAGGCTAACAAAAAAGATTTCTCAACTCACCGCGGACTGATGCAGCTGGTAGGTAAGCGTAAGCGTTTATTGAACTACTTGCAAAAGCATAACCTGACCGGTTACCGCCAATTGATTGAGAAACTCGGATTGAGAAAATAA
- a CDS encoding aspartate 1-decarboxylase gives MQIEVLKSKVHRAVITEANLNYVGSLTLDENLMEAANMIENEKVQVVNINNGERLETYLIKGKRDSGICCLNGPAARRGMVGDVVVIISYATMDFEAAKKFKPSVVFPKDGNKL, from the coding sequence ATGCAAATCGAAGTACTGAAATCAAAAGTTCACCGTGCGGTGATAACAGAAGCTAATCTGAATTATGTGGGTAGTCTTACCCTTGATGAGAACCTGATGGAAGCAGCCAATATGATTGAAAACGAAAAAGTGCAGGTAGTGAATATAAACAACGGCGAAAGATTAGAAACCTATCTTATAAAAGGAAAACGTGATTCAGGTATCTGCTGCCTGAATGGCCCCGCTGCCCGGCGTGGAATGGTGGGAGATGTGGTTGTGATCATTTCTTATGCTACTATGGATTTTGAAGCAGCAAAGAAATTCAAGCCGTCGGTTGTGTTCCCAAAAGATGGAAATAAGCTATAA
- a CDS encoding galactose mutarotase, translating to MAIHQLFCFKHKDEDVYLFTISNAKGTSVSITNYGAIITSFKIKMPDGYFNDIVLGFEDVKDYLSENYLTHYAYLGAACGRYANRIKNGKFSLDGKEYQLSQNMGNDQLHGGHEGFDKKVWKLKSSTDNSIELSYLCKDGEEGFPGDLETVIRFELNDNDELVYEFYATTDKPTPVNLTHHSYFNLNNGTGTIEEHEVKINSSNILAQDEGLVCNGDLIPVENTIYDFRSFKAINKDWNKANGYDQCFIIDNKTEDLSLVAEARSLQSGLTLQIFSTEPAVQFYTGAGLNSLKGKKGIEYKPFSGFCLEAHKHPNAINIPDFPNTVLRPGKKYYQRNVYKIIQAVPK from the coding sequence ATGGCCATTCACCAACTATTTTGTTTTAAACACAAGGATGAAGATGTTTACTTGTTTACAATAAGTAATGCAAAAGGAACATCTGTCTCTATTACCAACTACGGAGCGATCATAACATCTTTCAAAATAAAAATGCCGGATGGCTATTTCAATGATATTGTTTTGGGATTTGAAGATGTGAAAGATTATCTCTCTGAAAATTATCTTACTCATTATGCTTATCTCGGCGCTGCCTGTGGACGATATGCGAACCGGATTAAGAACGGAAAATTTAGTTTAGATGGAAAAGAGTACCAGTTAAGTCAGAATATGGGCAACGACCAATTACACGGCGGACATGAAGGTTTTGATAAAAAAGTATGGAAGCTAAAATCTTCAACCGATAATTCAATTGAACTAAGCTATCTGTGCAAAGATGGCGAAGAAGGTTTTCCCGGTGATCTTGAAACAGTAATTCGTTTTGAGTTGAATGATAATGACGAACTGGTTTATGAGTTTTATGCAACAACTGATAAACCTACTCCTGTTAACCTTACTCATCACAGTTATTTTAATTTAAATAACGGAACAGGAACAATTGAAGAACATGAGGTAAAGATCAATAGCTCAAATATTCTTGCGCAAGACGAAGGATTAGTATGCAACGGCGATTTGATTCCAGTTGAAAACACAATTTATGATTTCAGGAGTTTTAAAGCCATTAATAAAGACTGGAATAAGGCGAATGGATATGACCAATGCTTTATAATTGATAATAAAACTGAAGACTTAAGTTTAGTTGCAGAAGCAAGATCGTTACAATCTGGATTGACATTGCAGATTTTCTCCACAGAACCGGCTGTACAATTTTATACGGGAGCCGGACTAAACAGCTTAAAAGGAAAGAAAGGAATTGAATACAAACCTTTTTCAGGTTTTTGTCTGGAGGCTCATAAACATCCTAATGCAATAAATATCCCGGATTTTCCAAATACTGTTTTAAGACCAGGAAAAAAATATTACCAAAGGAATGTGTATAAGATCATTCAGGCTGTACCGAAATAA
- a CDS encoding aminoglycoside phosphotransferase family protein: MAETIYKEALDAYANPLHEFTVEVLDGGLINSSFKITCTTLPYSFLLQRINHHVFKKPEDVQLNYQLLWKHLESGSVDVYMPEPKYFLGEADLYWDNNRNYWRVLEFIDDGKMLSNAETPEQARETAKTFALFTGAFQNFDVDLLKETIPDFHNLSFRYKQFEDSLKGEQYERIQKAAPLIEELKSRIRYVNFYEVITESAEFPKRVMHHDAKIANILFSKTTGNVICPIDFDTTMPGYFFSDLGDMIRSMACSHDETSTDFENITIRKEFYDAIVDGYLSVMDKYLTASEKKNIHYAGIIIIYMQALRFMTDYLNGDIYYKIAYPEQNFDRAKNQLTLLKVLEQVIR, encoded by the coding sequence ATGGCTGAAACAATTTATAAAGAAGCTCTTGATGCGTATGCGAATCCTCTTCATGAATTTACTGTAGAGGTCCTTGATGGTGGTTTGATCAACTCATCATTTAAAATTACCTGCACTACTCTCCCCTATTCCTTTTTACTGCAACGAATCAATCATCATGTTTTCAAAAAACCGGAAGATGTTCAGTTGAATTATCAGTTGCTATGGAAGCATCTTGAATCAGGATCTGTTGACGTTTATATGCCTGAACCAAAATATTTCCTTGGTGAAGCCGACTTGTATTGGGACAACAATCGCAACTACTGGCGGGTTTTGGAATTTATTGATGATGGTAAAATGCTTTCGAATGCAGAAACGCCGGAACAGGCAAGAGAAACGGCTAAAACTTTTGCATTATTCACAGGTGCTTTTCAGAACTTCGATGTCGACTTGCTAAAGGAAACAATTCCGGATTTTCATAATCTCAGTTTTCGTTACAAACAATTTGAAGACTCCCTGAAAGGCGAACAATATGAGCGGATTCAAAAAGCTGCTCCGTTGATTGAAGAATTAAAATCTAGGATCCGCTATGTAAATTTTTATGAAGTAATAACTGAATCAGCAGAATTTCCTAAACGGGTAATGCATCATGATGCAAAGATCGCCAATATACTTTTCAGCAAAACAACAGGCAATGTGATCTGCCCCATAGATTTTGATACCACGATGCCCGGTTATTTCTTTTCTGACCTGGGTGATATGATACGAAGTATGGCTTGCTCCCACGATGAAACCAGTACAGACTTTGAAAACATAACTATCAGAAAAGAATTCTATGATGCAATTGTTGACGGATATTTATCGGTAATGGATAAATACCTTACAGCATCAGAGAAAAAGAATATTCATTACGCAGGGATCATCATTATCTATATGCAGGCTTTGCGTTTTATGACTGATTACCTGAATGGGGATATTTATTACAAAATAGCTTACCCCGAACAGAATTTTGACAGGGCAAAGAATCAATTGACATTATTAAAAGTCCTGGAACAAGTAATCCGATAA
- a CDS encoding tRNA-(ms[2]io[6]A)-hydroxylase: MQLSQDTKNILGLQLPTDPRWVNLAEISLEEILTDHAYCEQKAATTCISLIQRFSDREELVKELAPIVTEEWGHFRAVLAELEKRNLKLGKQRKDEYVNALIAFQVKGGSAEDSFLDKLLTMALIEARSCERFKRLSEGLDDAYLRKFYRKFMESEAGHYTLFINLAELYIKKDKVRKRWKEWLEFEADLIKKMPVRGERVH, encoded by the coding sequence ATGCAATTATCACAGGACACAAAAAATATTCTGGGTCTTCAACTACCAACTGATCCACGCTGGGTCAATCTTGCTGAAATAAGTCTCGAAGAAATTCTTACTGACCATGCATACTGCGAGCAGAAAGCTGCGACTACCTGCATATCTCTTATTCAAAGATTCAGCGACCGTGAAGAATTGGTAAAAGAATTAGCGCCAATCGTAACCGAAGAATGGGGACATTTCAGAGCTGTGCTGGCTGAATTGGAAAAAAGAAATCTGAAACTGGGCAAGCAACGAAAAGATGAATATGTAAATGCATTGATTGCCTTCCAGGTAAAAGGTGGAAGTGCTGAAGATAGCTTTCTGGACAAGTTACTTACAATGGCTTTGATCGAAGCCCGAAGTTGCGAACGATTTAAAAGATTAAGCGAAGGACTGGACGATGCATACTTAAGAAAATTCTATCGTAAGTTCATGGAAAGTGAAGCGGGACATTACACTTTATTCATCAATCTTGCAGAACTCTACATTAAAAAAGATAAGGTTCGTAAACGCTGGAAAGAATGGCTCGAGTTTGAAGCAGATCTGATAAAGAAGATGCCTGTTCGTGGAGAAAGAGTGCATTAA
- a CDS encoding 50S ribosomal protein L11 methyltransferase, which yields MSKYIQIEFQNISKEQSEILIADLAESGFEGFEEEETFLKAFIPENLFDENLISKITTQQNISYDKTVIEEINWNEVWESNFQPVIVDDFVAIRAHFHEPIQSMQFEIVITPKMSFGTGHHATTYMMMQQMRDIDFNDKSVFDFGTGTGVLAILAEKLGAREILGTDNDEWSITNATENTQRNNCSKIELKLSSVVPEENKFDIILANINKNVILANVHLLKKQLKQNGVLLLSGLLIEDKSDILSATDKLDLKLINSIERNNWLSIRLSN from the coding sequence ATGAGTAAATATATACAAATCGAATTTCAAAACATAAGCAAAGAACAATCAGAAATACTGATTGCAGACCTGGCTGAATCAGGTTTTGAAGGATTTGAAGAAGAAGAAACTTTTTTAAAAGCCTTTATACCTGAAAATCTTTTTGATGAAAACCTCATAAGCAAGATAACAACTCAACAAAATATTTCATACGACAAAACAGTAATTGAAGAAATTAACTGGAATGAGGTGTGGGAATCTAATTTTCAGCCGGTAATTGTTGATGACTTCGTTGCTATCCGTGCACATTTTCACGAACCTATCCAGTCGATGCAATTTGAAATAGTCATTACTCCTAAAATGAGTTTTGGAACTGGTCATCATGCAACCACTTATATGATGATGCAGCAAATGCGGGATATTGATTTCAATGATAAATCTGTTTTTGATTTTGGAACAGGCACGGGTGTTCTTGCAATACTTGCCGAAAAGTTGGGAGCAAGAGAAATCCTGGGCACTGACAACGATGAATGGAGCATCACCAACGCAACAGAAAATACTCAGCGAAACAATTGTAGTAAGATCGAACTGAAACTTTCATCAGTTGTTCCGGAAGAAAATAAATTTGATATCATTCTTGCTAACATTAATAAAAATGTGATTCTTGCTAATGTTCACCTTTTGAAGAAGCAACTTAAACAAAATGGGGTTTTGCTTTTAAGTGGGTTATTAATCGAAGATAAAAGCGACATTTTATCAGCAACTGATAAACTGGATTTAAAACTTATTAACAGTATTGAGAGAAATAACTGGCTAAGCATCAGGCTTTCAAATTAA
- a CDS encoding hydroxymethylglutaryl-CoA lyase, whose translation MNSNLKLIECPRDAMQGWKHFIPTEKKIQYINSLLKVGFDTIDFGSFVSPKAIPQMADTSEVVRSLELGVGSTKLLAIVANYRGAEEASVFDQINYLGFPFSVSETFQQRNTNSSIAQSLERVEEIQNLCIKTGKRLVVYISMGFGNPYGDLYDEEIVFNWIEKLIELEIGVISLADTVGLATPEQVYDMTSYLVEALPGTEIGVHLHSTPANWKEKLEAAVKAGCKRFDGALKGIGGCPMANDELVGNMNSELMIEYFKEKKLIEGLNEDALRESLRIAEEIFI comes from the coding sequence ATGAATTCAAATCTAAAACTTATTGAATGTCCCCGTGATGCTATGCAGGGTTGGAAACATTTTATTCCAACTGAAAAAAAGATTCAGTACATCAATTCATTACTGAAAGTTGGATTTGATACAATTGATTTCGGAAGTTTTGTTTCCCCCAAAGCTATTCCGCAGATGGCAGATACCAGTGAGGTTGTGAGGAGTCTGGAGTTAGGAGTTGGGAGTACAAAGCTGCTTGCGATTGTTGCAAATTATCGTGGAGCAGAAGAAGCAAGTGTGTTTGATCAAATTAATTATCTCGGGTTTCCGTTTTCCGTTTCAGAAACATTTCAGCAGCGAAATACCAATTCATCTATTGCTCAATCTTTAGAAAGGGTAGAGGAAATACAAAACCTTTGTATCAAGACAGGTAAAAGATTGGTAGTTTATATTTCAATGGGTTTTGGAAATCCCTATGGTGATTTATATGATGAGGAAATTGTTTTTAACTGGATTGAAAAATTAATTGAGCTTGAAATCGGGGTTATTTCATTGGCCGATACAGTTGGCCTAGCCACCCCTGAACAGGTTTATGATATGACAAGTTATCTTGTTGAAGCGTTGCCCGGAACAGAAATAGGTGTTCACCTGCATTCAACTCCGGCAAACTGGAAAGAAAAACTGGAAGCAGCAGTTAAAGCCGGGTGCAAACGTTTTGATGGAGCTTTAAAAGGAATCGGTGGTTGTCCGATGGCAAATGATGAACTGGTAGGCAATATGAACAGCGAGTTAATGATTGAATATTTTAAAGAAAAGAAGCTGATTGAAGGATTAAATGAAGATGCGCTGAGAGAAAGCCTGCGCATCGCAGAAGAAATTTTTATTTGA
- a CDS encoding M48 family metallopeptidase, translating into MIKKVFVSFLIAASVISCSKNPISGRSQLHLVPEQELQTMAATQYRDFLSQNRVVSSSSNRDAEMVVRVGRRITQAVQGYLNTHGKENLIQGWNWEYNLIEDKAANAWCMPGGKIVVYTGLLPISQNEAALAAVMGHEVSHAILQHANERVSQGLVQELGGVALSIALSNSSAQTQNMAMAAYGAGSTVGVLLPFSRNHELEADRFGLIWMAIAGYNPREAIGLWERMERASGGQAPPEFLSTHPSSGRRIDQLNKYMDEALTYYKPMSGSK; encoded by the coding sequence ATGATAAAGAAAGTATTTGTATCGTTTCTTATTGCGGCATCAGTTATTAGCTGTTCTAAGAACCCGATTTCAGGACGGAGTCAATTGCACCTTGTACCCGAACAGGAATTGCAAACAATGGCAGCAACTCAGTACAGGGATTTTTTATCTCAGAATAGAGTAGTTAGTAGTTCTTCTAACAGGGATGCTGAAATGGTAGTTCGTGTTGGAAGAAGGATTACCCAGGCAGTACAGGGTTATCTTAATACCCATGGAAAGGAAAACTTGATTCAAGGGTGGAATTGGGAATATAATCTCATAGAAGATAAAGCGGCAAACGCATGGTGTATGCCAGGTGGTAAAATTGTAGTTTACACAGGGTTGTTGCCAATTTCTCAGAATGAAGCAGCACTTGCCGCAGTAATGGGTCATGAAGTTTCTCATGCAATTTTACAGCATGCAAACGAAAGAGTGAGCCAGGGATTAGTGCAAGAATTAGGTGGAGTAGCCCTATCGATTGCTCTTTCAAACAGTAGTGCGCAAACACAGAACATGGCAATGGCGGCGTATGGAGCCGGCTCTACAGTCGGGGTATTATTGCCTTTTTCCCGTAACCATGAACTCGAAGCGGATAGGTTTGGTTTGATCTGGATGGCTATTGCAGGTTATAACCCTCGTGAAGCAATAGGTTTATGGGAAAGAATGGAAAGGGCTTCAGGTGGCCAGGCTCCACCAGAGTTTCTTAGTACTCACCCATCAAGTGGAAGAAGAATTGACCAATTGAACAAATACATGGATGAGGCCTTGACATACTATAAACCTATGAGTGGTTCAAAATAA
- a CDS encoding GSCFA domain-containing protein — protein sequence MDYMLKIDIKKPAEQISYKDKILLMGSCFTEHIGSALGDLKFPVLQNPNGILFDPNSVCKSLQSYISNTKYKEDDLFQLNEVWNSWTHHSRFSHIDKEGCLKGINESQQTAHEFLKQADWLIITLGSSFSYRLTEAADRSSLQTGNGVANCHRAPGQWFNKHLQGIDETVSMLDNVYHQLKLFNPKLKIIFTISPVRHVRDGVMENNRSKARLIEAVHHMVNKFEGLYYFPAYELVIDVLRDYRFYDVDMVHPNYPATEFVMEKFKENFIDSGSQSLMEEIRQIVISRKHKPFQPGTNAHKTFLKAHLEKAKELQSKFPFLDFADEINYFGTA from the coding sequence ATGGATTACATGCTAAAGATCGATATTAAAAAGCCTGCTGAGCAAATCAGCTATAAAGATAAAATCCTGCTGATGGGTTCATGTTTTACGGAACATATCGGGAGTGCTTTAGGTGATTTAAAATTTCCGGTACTTCAAAACCCTAATGGAATTTTATTTGATCCGAACAGTGTTTGTAAAAGTCTTCAGTCTTATATCAGTAACACCAAATACAAAGAAGACGATCTCTTTCAACTGAATGAAGTTTGGAATAGCTGGACCCATCATTCTCGTTTTTCGCATATTGACAAGGAAGGATGCCTGAAGGGAATTAATGAATCACAACAGACCGCACATGAGTTTTTAAAACAAGCAGATTGGTTGATAATTACTCTTGGATCTTCTTTTTCTTATCGATTGACCGAAGCTGCTGACCGAAGCAGTTTGCAAACAGGCAATGGCGTTGCTAATTGTCACAGGGCACCTGGCCAATGGTTCAATAAACACCTGCAAGGAATAGATGAAACAGTTTCGATGCTGGATAATGTATATCACCAGTTAAAATTATTCAATCCAAAACTAAAAATCATTTTTACTATCAGCCCGGTACGACATGTTCGTGATGGAGTGATGGAGAATAACCGAAGCAAGGCAAGATTGATCGAAGCAGTCCATCATATGGTAAATAAATTTGAAGGACTTTATTATTTCCCCGCTTATGAACTTGTGATTGACGTACTACGGGACTATCGATTTTATGATGTGGATATGGTACATCCCAATTATCCCGCTACAGAATTTGTTATGGAAAAGTTCAAAGAGAATTTTATTGACAGCGGTTCTCAATCATTGATGGAAGAAATAAGACAGATTGTGATTTCAAGAAAACACAAGCCATTTCAGCCGGGAACAAATGCACATAAAACATTTTTGAAAGCACATCTTGAAAAGGCAAAAGAGCTACAGTCGAAATTTCCTTTTCTTGATTTTGCAGATGAGATCAATTATTTCGGTACAGCCTGA
- the pnp gene encoding polyribonucleotide nucleotidyltransferase, whose protein sequence is MLQQPIRKTFDIGGGRMVTIETGRLARQADGAVTVSIGNCMILATVVANKEPKEGQSFFPLSVDYMEKFASAGRIPGSFFKREAKMNDYEVLTSRLIDRALRPLFPEDYLCEVQVLVTLISSDNQIMPDSMACLAASAALAISDIPIKEIISEVRISRLDGQYIVNPTRDELERSDLEFMIAATDKNLMMVEGEAQECSEADLVKALEIAHEAIKIQVKAQEELRDMVGAKPKRDYKKPEQDEVLREKVNAYAKSKVYEIAKGKLSKHERSDKFSALHDELQEHIKAGLELKEGEAVPSLTKKLTTTYYSDLQYYVVRDMILDEKVRLDGRGLEDIRPLDMEVDALPSPHGAALFTRGETQSITTVTLGTALDELLIESAAHSYDSKFFLHYNFPPFSTGEIKMMRAPARREVGHGNLAMRSLKQMMPTENFAYTVRIVSDILESNGSSSMATVCAGSLALMDAGVAIPKHVSGVAMGLISKDDKYAILSDILGDEDHLGDMDFKVTGTRDGICGVQMDIKVDGLKMEVMSKALDQARHGRLHILDAMYKCIPEARSEVKPHAPRMVKMFIDREFIGAVIGPGGKVIQEMQRVTGTTINIEEVNNMGEVSVFGVNKEGVAKAEAWIKGIVAVPVVGDVYEATVKSIVPFGAFVEFLPGKQGLVHISEVSWKRLETLDGVLNEGDVIKVKLIGTDPKSGKFKLSRKVLLPKPEFKPRAEGQTPQENN, encoded by the coding sequence ATGTTACAACAACCAATTCGTAAAACATTTGATATAGGTGGTGGCCGTATGGTTACTATCGAAACCGGGCGTCTTGCCCGCCAGGCCGATGGCGCAGTTACTGTAAGCATTGGCAATTGTATGATACTTGCAACTGTGGTTGCTAATAAAGAACCAAAAGAAGGCCAGAGCTTTTTTCCATTGTCTGTTGACTACATGGAAAAGTTTGCATCTGCTGGCCGTATCCCAGGTTCATTTTTTAAACGTGAAGCCAAGATGAACGATTATGAAGTGCTTACTTCACGTTTGATCGACCGTGCATTGCGTCCTTTATTTCCTGAAGATTATCTCTGCGAAGTGCAGGTGTTGGTTACATTGATCTCAAGTGATAATCAAATTATGCCGGATTCAATGGCTTGTCTTGCTGCATCTGCTGCTCTTGCCATTTCTGATATTCCGATCAAAGAAATTATTTCTGAGGTTCGTATCAGTCGTTTGGATGGACAATATATTGTAAACCCAACCCGTGATGAACTGGAAAGATCAGATCTTGAATTCATGATTGCTGCTACTGATAAAAACCTGATGATGGTGGAAGGCGAAGCGCAGGAATGCAGTGAAGCTGATTTGGTAAAAGCTTTGGAAATTGCACATGAAGCGATCAAAATACAAGTGAAAGCTCAGGAAGAACTGCGTGATATGGTTGGTGCAAAACCAAAAAGAGATTATAAAAAACCAGAACAGGATGAGGTGTTGCGTGAAAAAGTAAATGCTTATGCAAAATCTAAGGTTTATGAAATTGCAAAAGGTAAATTAAGCAAGCATGAACGCAGCGATAAGTTTTCTGCATTGCATGATGAACTGCAGGAGCACATAAAAGCAGGATTGGAATTGAAAGAAGGCGAAGCTGTTCCTTCACTTACTAAAAAACTTACAACGACTTACTATAGCGATCTACAGTATTATGTAGTTCGTGATATGATACTCGATGAGAAAGTTCGTTTGGATGGTCGTGGCCTTGAAGATATCCGTCCGCTGGATATGGAAGTAGATGCATTGCCTTCACCGCATGGTGCTGCTTTATTTACAAGAGGCGAAACACAATCAATCACAACCGTTACATTAGGTACGGCATTGGATGAACTGCTGATTGAAAGTGCAGCTCACTCTTACGATTCAAAATTCTTTTTGCACTATAATTTCCCACCATTTTCAACCGGTGAAATAAAAATGATGAGAGCCCCTGCCCGTCGTGAGGTAGGCCATGGTAATCTCGCCATGCGTTCATTAAAGCAGATGATGCCAACAGAGAATTTTGCTTATACTGTTCGTATTGTGAGTGATATTCTGGAATCAAATGGTTCATCTTCTATGGCTACTGTTTGTGCCGGTTCACTGGCATTAATGGATGCAGGTGTTGCTATTCCGAAACACGTTAGCGGTGTTGCAATGGGATTAATTTCAAAAGATGATAAATATGCGATCTTAAGTGATATCCTCGGTGATGAAGATCATTTGGGTGATATGGACTTTAAAGTAACCGGTACAAGGGATGGAATTTGCGGTGTGCAGATGGATATCAAAGTGGATGGTTTGAAAATGGAAGTGATGTCAAAGGCATTGGACCAGGCACGTCATGGACGTTTGCATATACTTGATGCGATGTATAAATGTATTCCTGAAGCAAGAAGCGAAGTGAAACCTCATGCACCGCGGATGGTGAAAATGTTTATCGACCGTGAGTTCATTGGCGCTGTGATCGGGCCCGGTGGTAAAGTCATCCAGGAAATGCAGCGTGTAACAGGAACTACTATCAATATTGAAGAAGTAAACAATATGGGTGAAGTGAGTGTGTTTGGTGTGAATAAGGAAGGTGTTGCGAAAGCCGAAGCATGGATAAAAGGCATTGTTGCAGTTCCGGTTGTAGGTGATGTGTACGAAGCAACGGTGAAATCAATTGTTCCTTTCGGTGCATTTGTTGAATTCCTGCCCGGTAAGCAAGGGTTGGTTCACATCAGCGAAGTAAGTTGGAAGAGACTGGAAACACTTGATGGAGTACTGAATGAAGGCGATGTAATTAAAGTGAAGTTGATCGGTACAGATCCTAAGAGTGGTAAATTTAAATTATCAAGAAAAGTGTTGTTGCCAAAACCTGAGTTCAAACCAAGAGCAGAAGGTCAGACGCCGCAGGAAAACAATTAA
- the plsY gene encoding glycerol-3-phosphate 1-O-acyltransferase PlsY, whose product MNELLLIVLAYLIGSVPTAVWVSQHFFDIDIREYGSGNAGATNVFRVLGPKWGTWVMIVDMLKGFIAVKLALLLPQYADSETQLQNLQLGLGMAAVLGHIYPIWADFKGGKGVATLFGIVLGISPWTAISCVGIFGLVLYLTRFVSLSSMLASIAFPVFILVIFNVDNPTYRIFAVAIALLVLLTHQKNIGRLFKGVESKIPILKHRDKRKQRRRDRHSS is encoded by the coding sequence ATGAACGAACTCCTACTTATAGTATTAGCTTACCTGATTGGCAGTGTTCCTACAGCGGTTTGGGTTAGTCAGCATTTCTTTGATATTGATATCAGGGAATATGGCAGTGGTAATGCCGGTGCAACTAATGTGTTCCGGGTATTAGGTCCAAAATGGGGTACATGGGTAATGATCGTGGATATGTTGAAAGGCTTTATCGCAGTCAAACTTGCTTTACTTCTTCCTCAATATGCAGATTCAGAAACCCAATTGCAAAACCTGCAGTTAGGTTTGGGAATGGCTGCTGTGCTGGGGCATATTTACCCCATATGGGCAGATTTTAAGGGAGGTAAAGGAGTAGCAACTTTATTTGGAATAGTGTTAGGCATTTCTCCATGGACTGCTATTTCCTGTGTGGGAATTTTTGGCCTGGTGCTATATCTCACTCGTTTTGTTTCGCTAAGCTCAATGCTGGCGAGTATTGCTTTTCCCGTTTTTATCCTTGTAATATTTAATGTAGATAATCCTACTTATAGAATATTTGCTGTCGCTATCGCATTATTGGTTTTGCTTACTCATCAAAAGAATATTGGCAGGTTGTTCAAAGGAGTTGAAAGCAAAATCCCCATTCTTAAACACCGCGACAAAAGAAAGCAAAGGAGAAGAGACAGACATTCTTCATGA